GGTGGGGCAAGAAGACCTAATTATGTAGACACATCCAGTCCTTATATATTAAAGGACGATAGCAAGTGTATCCTGTGTGGTAAATGTGTAAGAACCTGTGCTCAGGTTCACGATAGAAAGGTTTTATCCTTTGCAGGCAGGGGTTTTGACACCCGAATAGTTGCTGATGCAGATTTTACACTAGAGGAATCTACCTGTGTATCCTGTAATAGATGTGTAACTGTATGTCCAGTAGGAGCTTTAGTGGATAAGAGGCTATTAGGAAAAACTAGAGTTTGGGATAGCGATATAAAGGGTGTTAAATGTAAAGCTTGTGATTATGGATGTAATTTTGAAGTAATATCTAAAAGGGGAAAAAATATTGCAGTAAGGGCAAAAGCTCCATCTGAAGGAAGGCCTTTATGCTTAAAGGGAAGGCTTACTACTGAATTTCTATATGTAAATGAACCTGAGACTCCTTATAAAAAGGTTAATGGAAAGTTTGTAGAAACTAGTTGGAAGGAAGCTTTAGAATTGGGTGATGTATTCGAAAAATTATTACTAGAAGAGGAGAAAAGCAAGTAGGAGTTGAATAAGATGGCTAATATAACCATTAATGGAAAGATGTATAATGTGGCTGATAATATTACAGTACTTGAAGCTTGCAGAAAATTAGGAATAGACATACCAACTTTATGTTATGACCATAGATTAGAACCCCATGCTGCATGTAGATTATGCTTAGTTGAATTGAAAGGGAAAGGAAAGCTTGAAACCTCTTGTTCCCTTAAGGTAAGAGATGGAATGGTCATTGAAACTCACAGCGAAAAGGTAATAAGGGCAAGAAGAGAAATATTGGATTTATTATTTTCAAACCACCCAAACGATTGTTTGACTTGTAGCAAATCAGGATCATGTAAACTGCAGGACTATTGCTTTGAATATGGGGTTGAGATGGGGTCGTATAAGGGCGAGAAGAAGAACTACCCTATAGATGACTCTAACCCTTTCTATACTTATGACCCTA
This genomic window from Tepidimicrobium xylanilyticum contains:
- a CDS encoding 2Fe-2S iron-sulfur cluster-binding protein; its protein translation is MGNVTLTIDGQKVTVPKDYYIIQAAKKIGIDIPALCYDPNLEVVSACRLCLVEIEGRKKLEASCSTKVREGMVVYTESERVVAMRREILQLLLDNHPNDCLTCQKAGECLLQTYAYRYDVKFRKHGGARRPNYVDTSSPYILKDDSKCILCGKCVRTCAQVHDRKVLSFAGRGFDTRIVADADFTLEESTCVSCNRCVTVCPVGALVDKRLLGKTRVWDSDIKGVKCKACDYGCNFEVISKRGKNIAVRAKAPSEGRPLCLKGRLTTEFLYVNEPETPYKKVNGKFVETSWKEALELGDVFEKLLLEEEKSK